In one window of Thermodesulfobacteriota bacterium DNA:
- the obgE gene encoding GTPase ObgE encodes MKFIDEAKIYVKAGDGGRGCVSFRREKYVPKGGPDGGNGGRGGDVLLIAEGRLASLLDFKYKREYKAERGQHGMGSMCSGRDGLDLRINVPVGTVVKDADTGEALADLVADGQEYLVSRGGRGGKGNAHFATSTHQTPRFAQPGEPGEEKNLKLELKLLADVGIIGFPNAGKSTLISHISAAKPRIADYPFTTLVPNLGIVKFGDFGGFVVADIPGLIEGAHEGKGLGVRFLKHIERTSIFIHVIDLSPVSGRDPKEDFEVVNRELRAFKAELAERPQVVALNKTDIPEAEEKVAELLKFFNGLGIKVFPISAATGKGLKELVNYVGREVSASKGGGASEAR; translated from the coding sequence ATGAAGTTCATAGACGAGGCAAAGATATACGTAAAGGCCGGCGACGGCGGCAGGGGCTGCGTCAGCTTCAGGCGCGAGAAATACGTGCCCAAGGGCGGCCCTGACGGCGGCAACGGCGGAAGGGGCGGCGACGTCCTCCTCATTGCCGAGGGCAGGCTCGCGAGCCTCCTTGACTTCAAGTACAAGCGCGAATACAAGGCGGAGCGCGGCCAGCACGGCATGGGCAGCATGTGCAGCGGCAGGGACGGGCTTGACTTGAGGATAAACGTGCCCGTTGGCACTGTCGTAAAGGACGCGGACACCGGGGAGGCGCTCGCCGACCTCGTGGCGGACGGCCAGGAGTACCTGGTATCGCGTGGCGGAAGGGGCGGCAAGGGGAACGCCCATTTCGCGACCTCCACCCACCAGACGCCCAGGTTCGCCCAGCCCGGCGAGCCGGGCGAGGAGAAAAATCTTAAATTAGAGCTCAAGCTCCTTGCCGACGTCGGCATAATAGGCTTTCCGAACGCCGGGAAATCGACCCTGATCTCACATATCTCGGCTGCAAAGCCCAGGATTGCCGATTACCCCTTCACGACCCTCGTCCCGAACCTCGGCATTGTGAAATTCGGAGATTTTGGCGGGTTCGTCGTGGCCGACATCCCGGGCCTCATAGAAGGGGCGCACGAGGGCAAGGGGCTCGGCGTGAGGTTTTTGAAGCACATCGAGCGGACGAGCATATTCATCCATGTCATAGACCTCTCTCCCGTGTCGGGCAGGGACCCGAAAGAGGACTTCGAGGTAGTGAACCGGGAGCTGCGGGCCTTCAAGGCCGAGCTGGCGGAGAGGCCCCAGGTGGTTGCGCTCAACAAGACCGACATACCGGAGGCCGAGGAGAAGGTCGCGGAGTTATTGAAATTTTTTAACGGTTTGGGTATAAAGGTATTTCCGATCTCAGCAGCCACGGGAAAAGGCCTTAAGGAGCTTGTGAACTACGTCGGCAGGGAGGTATCCGCCTCAAAGGGCGGGGGAGCATCCGAGGCAAGGTGA
- the rpmA gene encoding 50S ribosomal protein L27, which translates to MAHKKAGGSSRNGRDSNGQRRGVKRFSGQAVSAGSIIVRQVGSKVYPGSNAGMGRDFTIFAKVSGVVQFEDRGAKKVVNILPQ; encoded by the coding sequence GTGGCACATAAAAAGGCGGGCGGAAGCTCAAGGAACGGCAGGGACTCGAACGGCCAGAGAAGGGGTGTCAAGCGCTTCTCGGGCCAGGCCGTCTCCGCCGGCTCCATAATAGTCAGGCAGGTGGGGAGCAAGGTATACCCCGGCTCGAACGCAGGCATGGGCAGGGACTTCACCATATTCGCGAAGGTAAGCGGGGTGGTCCAGTTCGAGGACAGGGGAGCCAAGAAGGTCGTAAACATCCTTCCGCAGTAG